A segment of the Candida albicans SC5314 chromosome 2, complete sequence genome:
GTAACCAGGAGACAGCTGGCGAAGGGAATTTCACATTGAAGGTGAATCACTAGATTTGATAAGTATCCTGCTGATTGCCTTTTAGTATCCAGAGAATGATGGTCTGGGGTTATGTTGCATACATATTGACAAGCCGTTTCAAGTTAGTTAGGTATTCCATAATCGTACTATGCAGGTATATTCCAGttgaaattgtttcatAAAATAATCTTACTTGCAGAGAAcatttagaagaagaagaaaaaaacgAACACAAagtcaatttgtttttctcCGTTCcttctattatttttttttttccttttttccTCCGCCCGCTTCGCCTCAAAGAGCCCCTTCAACATAATCAGGATGAAGCTCTATTACTCGCATGttgaatttcatttctaTATATACTTTCgtttaattcttcaaaatcttttttttatcttctctttcttcattccttcttttttttatcatcGATTGGTTtctatttcaattatttgttaAATATGGTCGACTACAAAACTTGGTTAAAGGATATTGACAACAATACCAGAATCTCTAAATTGTCCATCCCAGGAACTCATAACTCTGCCGCTTGTCACACTGCATTGCCATCTGTTCAATGTCAGGGAGCAAGTGTCACCGAACAATTGGAACATGGGGTCAGATTTCTTGATATTAGAGTTGGAAAGTTGTTTGTTGGTAATGATGTCAAGGACTTGCAGGTTATTCACGGCAAATTCCCTGTCAAAATCCCTTTCccattgaaattgaaggaTACATTAGAAGaagtttataaatttttagcACACAATTCTTCGGAGACTGTCATTGTGTCTATAAAGCAAGAAGGTTCCGATGATTGGGACAATTCTCAAGATGAATTTGGTAAATTAATTTGGGATAGATACGTCAATCCAAATAAGGACAGATGGTATTTGAACACCGACATTCCTAAACTTGGTGATGCTAGAGGTAAAGCCATTTTGTTCAGAAGATTTGGTGTTCAAgatgaacaattgaagaaacagTTTGGATTCTCTGCCTCTTCGTGGACTTACAATACCACCAACGATGACCGTGGTCAATTTGTGGTTCAAGATTTTTGTGAAGTGAATACCGCTGACGACTTGCCAAAGAAAATCGATTACGTTAAAGATTTGGCCAAGAGAGCTCAAGATTATACTTCTAAGGGTGATGACAAAGTGTTCCTTAATTTCACTTCTGCCTCAAACTTTTTTGATCAGTCATGCTGGCCACAACCTATTGCTGAAGCTATGATTAAAGGTAACATCCAAGAAACTTTCCATAAGGGTGTTGGTATCATTGTGTTGGATTATGCCGAGACAGATAACTGGAAGTTGCCTGAAGCTTTAATTGATACTAATTTCTAGATTTACTTTAGATTAGATGTGCTGTATATCTCTCTCTTTATTGTAACATTAATATATGCCTAGCATAACTGATTGTAATTCTTATTCGGAGTCAACACCGAGCCGCCAAATGGTATTTTTTGGCCTATCGGTCCCTTATTGGgtgagagaaaaaaaaaaggcgTTATGAATTTATTTGTCGCAttaagcaaaaaaaaaaaatatcaacacAAATTATTTGCCCCATATTTGCGGCCTCTGACAGATACAACAACCACGGAAACTCGCTTTATGCTCTCGACTTGTTTAATAAGGAATTGTGTTTTTATAAGACCAAGATTATCTGTAATTTGCTTTAAGGCAATCAGATACCAGTCCAAGAAGCTGGATTTCCCTGATTATACCAAGATTAATGATCCTAAATTGAGAGAAATCATCGAGGGATCCAATTTTGGAACTGAAGCGATTTTGAAAAAGCAACGTGAAGATCAggacaagaagaagaaaatggagcaagaaagaaagaggtTAGAACAAGAACGTGAAGTGGATAGAAGACGTGAAGAAAAGCGTGCAAAAGAGGAATCTGAAAGTAACAAGACTGACAATGACAACGAAGCAAACCAACACACCGACGATAAGCTTGCCAAAgtcaatgaaaaattggaatctaatttttcaaaaacagAGTCAGGTAAACTTCGAGGAGAAGATACTGGTACTCGTGAGACCGTTGTGGaaacagaagaagaagaggagttgaaattgaaagcagaaaacaaaattattgcAACGAGCAAAGATTCTGTTGATGAAAGTGATATTCCCAATTTGGCAAAGGAGATCAATGAAACCATACAGAAAGAAATCGCTGGGCTACCTTCTCAAAAAGCTAAAAACCAAAGCAAATTGGCCAAAAACTTAACGAAATATTTAGATTCTGCACATGATACAATCTTAACTGCTACAAGGGCATTGAATGACGTTACTGGGTATTCtgcaattgaaaaattgaaaaaatcaatagaGACCCAAGAAGacgatttgaaaaaagctAAAGAGAAGGTTAAACAATGTAAGATTGCATATGGTGAAGCCATCCAACGAAGATCACATTCACAAAGAGAGGTCAACGAGTTATTGACCAGGAAACACAATTGGTCACTGAACGATTTAGAAAGATTCACAGAATTGTACAGAAATGAccatgaaaatgaaatacaTGAACAAGAAGCagagaaaaaattggaCGAAGCTGAAAGTAAAGTTGATGGGGtgcaattgaaattgacaCAACTGATTCTCACAAGGTACCACGAAGAACAAATTTGGTCTGACAAAATTAGGAGATCCTCTACATGGGGAACTTGGGTTTTGATGGGTCTAAATGTActtctttttgttgtcGCGACGTTCATTGTGGAACCATGGAAAAGAAGTAAGTTGGTTTCAGCTTTTGAAGATAAGGTGAAGCAAGTGTTGGTGGGTATTTCACAAGAGAACGAACAGATTTTAGATCCaatcattgaaaaactAGAGCCTACTGATGGACAAGTCCCAATCAAAACATCATTTGACTTTAAGTTTGTCACCAATACTTGGCACGGTTTAAAGGCTGCTCTTGTGAGGAATTATGAAGCATTGATGTCGCCTGAAATAACGAATTTGGAGTTTGATAAATTCGAATTTGAGTTATTTACAATGACTGTAGCAATAGTTGCATTTAGCATGGGAAGTTTAATTGTTTCCttatttaaataaagaTCAGATTTCATAGACTCTTACTTGTAATCTAAACCTTTTCAGTAAAAGATAACCAACCGAGAATGAAACAGAATCAGTAAAGTTTAATGGAACAGTAGCTAGAGgagaatcaaaattttgttCTCGCACGACAATGTATAATGGAAACACGACAAACAACATGGGAAAAAgaaggcaaaaaaaaagtgagattttgattgaaaacTCTGTCGCCACTTGAATTTCTAGTCAGCAATACTAAACCTTATTATTCACCACAAAGAAGTTTTAGGAGATGGAAGACCCAGTTCTGTTAGACAACGTAAACAGTGTgttatcaaaattgaataacgTTTCAGCTACAAACTCCAATGAAACTGATGTGTATcttaaattgaaaaaattggagAAGGAGTTAGATTTACTATTACTACAAGAAGAGTACATTAAGGATGAACAACGTCATTTAAAGCGTGAATTGGTGAGGGCACAAGAAGAAGTCAAGAGGATAAAGTCTGTGCCATTAGTCATTGGACAATTCTTGGAACCAATAGATGAAAACACTGGTATAGTTTCATCCACCACTGGTTCAAACTATGTCGTTAGGATTTTATCTACATTAGATCGTGAGTTGTTAAAGGCATCCTCTTCGGTTGCATTACATCGTCACTCAAATGCATTGGTTGACATATTGCCACCAGAAGCTGACTCTTCTATATCAATTGTTGGAGAAGACCAAAAGCCAGATGTCACTTATGCCGATGTTGGTGGTCTAGATATGCAAAAGCAAGAAATCAAGGAAGCCGTCGAGTTGCCATTGACTCAAGGTGATTTGTATTCTCAAATTGGTATTGATCCACCTAGAGGGGTGTTGTTGTATGGTCCACCAGGTACTGGGAAAACCATGTTAGTCAAAGCTGTGGCAAATTCAACCACGGCTTCTTTCATCAGAATTAATGGGTCAGAATTTGTACAAAAATACTTAGGAGAGGGTCCAAGAATGGTGAGAGATGTTTTCAGATTGGCAAGAGAGAATTCACCAGcaatcatttttattgatgaaatagATGCAATTGCTACCAAGAGATTTGATGCTCAAACTGGTGCTGATCGTGAAGTTCAAAGAATTTTGTTGGAgttattgaatcaaatggATGGGTTTGATCAGACATCCACTGTCAAAGTTATAATGGCTACTAACAGAGCAGATACTTTAGATCCTGCATTGTTGAGACCAGGTAGATTAGATAGAAAGATTGAGTTTCCTTCATTGAAAGATAGAAGAGAAAGaagattgattttttcGACAATTGCATCGAAGATGTCATTAGCACCTGAAGCTGATTTGGACTCTTTAATTATCAGAAACGATCCATTGTCTGGTGCAGTTATTGCTGCAATTATGCAAGAAGCCGGGTTAAGAGCTGTGAGAAAAAACAGATATATGATTTTGCAAAGTGATTTGGAGGAAGCTTACACTTCACAAGTAAAGACAGGGACAGAAcatgataaatttgatttctatAAGTAAATTTACTAgcttttttattattttgtaaagtaaagaatgaaataaaattaaataaaacaaaacgTTGCTTCTCTGATTTATATACGTTCTATAATAACTGATAGACACCTAAACCAGGTTGGATATCTGCAAAGTCTAAATGGTCTAAATCCAAATGAAAAGTGTAGTTCCAAACTGGGCTAAATCGGGATTCATCAAAGTGTTTGAAAGAAGCTATTGGGGTAATTAAATATACTGGTTTATTTGTTGAGATCGTTTGAAGGATTTGTTGGACCTCTTTGCTATCTGCACCCAtacaatcaacaatattaataaatttattgtcattcaatttttcaccaaGATGTGTAGTTTCAGTTGAATTGCTACCCAAGATCCAGCTAGGTGGTGTATAAGTTCTCCACCACACTTGTACTGATGCTTCCAGTTTTATATGGTCTAATACTGGTACAACCCCTCCTTGGTGTAATTTCCCCATTAATATACTCATGAAGATGTTGAAAATATACCACGTATATAGCATCCATGGTTGTACCCATTTCAAggtaaaatcaaaactgCAACATGCAAGAGGTAAAAGTGGAATCAAAAATCTTAATTCCTGGTGTGGGATTACTGAAAGAAACAATAGCCCACTAATGACAGTTAAAAATGGTGTGGTTTTGGTGTAAGACTTggaaacaaagaaaattaaGCCAGGTCCAAGAATCTGAGGCATATTGACTAATATATGTGTGTAGTACGGGTGAATTCCATGTTGGGCCAAGTTCTCATACCTGGCGTTGTATaacaaattgttcaatGGTGCAATGATGTAGCTGGATACATTGAATGGTTCCGCTACAACGTTGTTGATATTTCCAAATAATATTGTGTCAACTAGTATTAGTAAGGCCGTAGTTGAAAAGAACCCCATGACTAAGTATAATCCACTGACGTAATGCTTGAGCACATACTTCATTACAAACCAACCAGgaagaatcaaaaaagCTGGAAAAGTTATTCTATTAAATATACCAAGGGAAATCAACACCCCAGTATAGaataaattcttgtttttgtttaaattttgaaCATCTTGATCTTTGGATTCTTGAACATATCGTAAGTCATCAATTAGTAAAATTGTaactaacaacaataatgttTCAATGCTATTGGAAAATAAATGGTTTTGATAAACTAATGTGATATACGATGTCAGTGTGAAGAAAATAGCTTTGATACGTTCTGGTTTAGAGGGTAACATCCAATACAAGCAGAAATCGGTGATAATCCAACTTAGTATACTTATCTGTAATCGTGCAATATACCATATTTGCAAAGCAGTCAAGTTcaacttgaaaaattttatgaAATAAAGCAAAGGTCCATAAATAAAGTACAATGGAGCTAAACTTCTTGCTGGATCATCTTGAAACTCCCAGGGAATGTTAGTGGAATAGTTTAAGATACGGTTGGTGAGTACTTCTAAACTTTGGAAATGTTCGTCAGGGTGAATGTACGAGTCTGATAGAGTAAACACAAATCGAAATACAATTGTAAGAAGATAAAACGTTCTCCAATTGAAGTTGATCTTGATCATAACTAAGGGGATGATGATTAACGCCTAATTAATATGTAAACAGTCAAGtgaaaaaatgaaaaataaaaatgtgCAGGTACATAGAAATTTTCACTCATACTAAAATCTGCACGTGACTACAACATAAATACGTATTTGTTGGAATATCTATAGTTCTATATTACATCATAAACTGATTTTTAAAGATAGTCTTCAGTTTTTAAGAGCAATTGATACTTTTGGTTGAGCAATAATGTTTGTCGACTAacttttttataaattatgtGATTTTGGTAGAAATTCTTtggtaaaaaaatttttgaaagttATGTATTTGCAACTGCAAAAATAAACTCGACCTTACACCAATCAACTCTCAAGCCAAAATTGTCAGTAGATTTCTTCAATGGTTATAATAGAAATCAACAAGGGTCTTTAACTCAATCTTAATGTTTTACAATTCACGTTTTGCTCCTCAAAACTAAACAGTATTGTCATACTCAATCTCGGACTTCGATAATTGaagcagaaaaaaaaaaagaaaagataataaaatattatagCCGATCTCATCCAGtccaaattttttgtgTTTCCTGCGATGTAACAATTTCACCCTTGACGATTCACTGATAACACGTTCAATACAATCTATATAACGAATCAGTTATCAGGGCCAAATGCATAGAAGATAAACTCCAAGCTCACAAATACATTTTTACAAAACATAGCCAGAATAACTTCCATGAGTTCCACAACTTTGTTATTTGCTgtattttaatatttttgtatCACCGTAACAATTTTTATAGGATCCGATGTTGACCGGAGTTGTATGGTAAAGAAACTCAAAATACAACGATTTAATTGGTCAAAtgcaatttttttttcccgTCCAGTGCGGTTCCTGGGTTATTGTAgtaaaagtttttttttttttcttctttggttGTTGCATGGCAGGACGATTTTTCTTCCTCAACAATCATACTAAATGTTTTGACCCGTGCAGCGATGaactttcaaatttttttagctttattcaatttctctctctctctctcatCTACAACAAAGCAAAGtatagaagaaaaaaaattagaaaaaaaaactcctCTCTCCGAAATCTTATTCACTTCATTACTTTCAAGTACAGTTAAAGAACCATATTATAAAATGTTCAGACAAGTGACAAAATCAGCTCCAGTTATCAGAACCACCCAAAGACTTTTTGCTAGATCCTACATTGCCGGTCAATTCACCGGTAGCAAGGGATCAGACGGTAAATATACTGTTACTTTGATTGAAGGTGACGGTATTGGGCCAGAAATTTCCCAAGCCGTTAAAGATATTTACGCTGCTGCTGATGTGCCAATTCACTGGGAACCAGTCGATGTCACTCCATTGTTGATTGACGGTAAGACCACCTTGCCACAACCAGCTGTTGACTCCGTCAACAAGAACTTGGTTGCCTTGAAAGGTCCATTAGCCACCCCAGTTGGTAAAGGTCACACTTCCATGAACTTGACTTTGAGAAGAACTTTCAACTTGTTTGCCAACGTTCGTCCATGTAAATCCATTGTTGGTTACGAAACTCCCTACGAAAATGTCGATACAGTTTTGATCAGAGAAAACACCGAAGGAGAATACTCCGGTATTGAACATACTATTGTTCCAGGTGTTGTCCAATCCATTAAGTTGATTACCAAGCCAGCTTCCGAAAAAGTCATTAGATACGCTTTTGAGTACGCTAAATCTATCAACAAACCACACGTTCTTGTTGTCCACAAAGCCTCCATTATGAAATTGTCTGATGGTTTGTTTGTCAACACTGCTAAAGAAGTTGCTCAAGAATACCCAGATGTTTCTTTAGACTTTGAATTGTTGGACAACACTTCATTAAGATTAACTGCCGACCCATCTCAATACAAGAACGTTGTCATGGTTATGCCAAACTTGTACGGTGATATCATGTCCGATTTGTCCTCCGGTTTGATTGGTGGTTTGGGTTTGACCCCATCCGGTAACATGGGTAACAAGGTTTCTATTTTCGAAGCTGTCCATGGTTCTGCTCCAGATATTGCTGGTAAAGGTTTGGCCAACCCTACTGCCTTATTATTGTCATCCTGTATGATGTTGAGACATATGTCTTTGAACTCCGACGCCGacagaattgaaaatgctGTGTTGAAGACTATTGCTTCCGGTCCAGAAAACAGAACTGGTGACTTGAAAGGTACCGCTACCACTACACGTTTCACTGAAGAAGTCATTAAAAACTTGTAAATTTTTacataaattatttatataaacaTTAATCTGTTTTGCTTTGCTTTGCTTTGCtttagtttagtttagtttaCAATCCAATACATAAATATTCATAATATTCCCGTAAATAGATAAACATAAAGAatctattattttatttacaTATTCATATTTTACTTGCTCAATTCCTCGAGAATAATGTTGGTCCCTTCAACTATGGCGACGTGTTCCACTTTATGCACTCTCTCTTCATATTCTTCTAAAGATTCACctttaatcaaatcaagCTCCTTGACCAAAATAGGAGTGCCTCTATCCACCTCAGCAATGACTCTGTGGATCATAACTCCACCTTTTGTAATTTCTCCATCTTGACCAGCTTTCCAGCAACGATCAATGGCATGGGTTCCGTCGAATGCACCAGGTAATGCAGGATGCAAGTTAATAATAGTGATTCCTGCCTTCTCCAAAGGTTGTAAAACACTTGGTGATAAAATCAACATCCATCCAGCacaaacaatcaaatctGGCTTTGTGTACAGGGCATCCGAACCTTGAATTTGACCATTGATGAGTAAATTAGCTAACTCAACGTTGAATTGTTCTCTGCGTTGCTTACGCACGTCGGTTTGATCTTTAGTGGTTCCCTTGTAGTAGGTTTTCAATACATGAGTTTTTGTAGGTATGCATGCTTGCTCAGCTCTTTTTAATCCATATGCAGTTTCCGATGACGATATAACTTGAGTAATTTGAcctttcaattgattgtttttctGAGCATCTATAAGTGCTTGTAAGTTTGTACCGGATCCTGATATCAAAACTGTTATGTTCAAAGTCATTTCTATGTTAGTGTTTATGAAATAAGGTATTCTTCGAATAGCTTGcaaaatataattcaaCTTCGTGTTACTTGATTctctaaattttttttttttgtttttttttttttcaaaatctgtAATTATTTTGACTCTGATGTATTTCTGCCTCATTTAGTGCTGAGGTAAGCTATTGCTATTTTCAGTTATTCCAAGCATTGTTCTTTACTATATCACAACAGAAATCGATACAGTATTTAATACTTCTTAATAATACGATTGGTATTGCAAAACAGAATAAAAATGGAATTGGCACAGTTCTATTAATGTTCATTTGCAATGCAGAACTAGAAATCATATACTATTCTATAatacaatttcaaataattctgAGGAGCAAATGTCATTGATTAAGCAGGGTAACATCCCAGGAAGTATTATAATTGGCATCCAAACATCAACACAAAAATGTCGTATTAGAGAGACATTTCTGTACACctaatattattactattgtGCACAAGAAGAGAGGAGACAggaaagcaaaaaaaaagaaagtgaCAAAATTATCTAACGAGACAACAACGAAGACCTTTGCCATGGgctaaaaaatttttttctccttcattgaataaaaattttctctCCTTTCCTcttcccttttttttcctcttttCCTCTTTcctcttttctttcttgtaTCAAACCTTAAAACATAAAATAACAAGATGGGTAtgtaattaatttaaattgatcaattttaatgGGAGGAAGAGCAAGGATAGAATGATTTGGTTCAACTGGTGTCTGATCTACGATTCAATTGGCATCATTAAGAGCCAGCCTTGAAGagtgaaaatttttctcagtttttttttgtcttccCACTACATCACACAACAACGTATACTAACTTATGATGTATTATAGTTGCTTTCACTATTGAACAAATCCGTGGTTTGATGGACAAGGTCACCAATGTCCGTAACATGTCTGTCATTGCCCACGTCGATCACGGTAAATCCACTTTATCTGATTCTTTGGTTCAAAAAGCTGGTATTATTTCCGCTGCCAAGGCTGGTGATGCCAGATTTATGGATACCAGAAAAGATGAACAAGAAAGAGGTATCACTATCAAATCTACTGCTATTTCTTTGTATGCTTCCATGACTGACGAAGATGTCAAAGACATTAAACAAAAGACCGATGGTAACTCCTTCTTGGTTAACTTGATTGATTCCCCAGGTCACGTTGATTTCTCCTCTGAAGTCACTGCTGCTTTGAGAGTCACTGATGGTGCCTTGGTTGTCGTTGATACCGTTGAAGGTGTCTGTGTCCAAACTGAAACCGTTTTGAGACAAGCTTTGGGTGAAAGAATTAAAccagttgttgttattaacAAGGTTGACAGAGCTTTGTTGGAATTGCAAACCACCAAAGAAGATTTGTACCAAACTTTTGCCAGAACTGTTGAATCCGTTAACGTTATTATCTCCACTTACTGTGACCCAGTTTTAGGTGATGTCCAAGTTTACCCACAAAAAGGAACAGTAGCCTTTGCTTCCGGTTTACACGGTTGGGCTTTCACTGTTAGACAATTTGCCAACAAGTATTCCAAGAAATTCGGTGTTGACAAAGAAAAGATGATGGAAAGATTATGGGGTGATTCTTACTTCAACCCAAAGACCAAGAAATGGACTAACAAAGACAAAGATGCTGATGGTAAGCCATTAGAAAGAGCTTTCAACATGTTCATCTTGGACCCAATTTTCAGATTGTTTGCTGCCATCATGAACTTCAAGAAAGATGAAATTCCAGTCTTGttggaaaaattggaaatccAATTGAAAGGTGACGAAAAAGATTTGGAAGGTAAAGCTTTGTTGAAGGTTGTTATGAGAAAATTCTTACCAGCTGCCGATGCTTTATTGGAAATGATTGTCTTGCACTTGCCATCTCCAGTTACTGCCCAAGCTTACAGAGCTGAAACTTTGTACGAAGGTCCATCCGATGATCCATTCTGTACTGCTATCAGAAACTGTGACCCTAACGCTGATTTGATGTTGTACGTCTCCAAGATGGTTCCTACATCCGATAAAGGTAGATTCTACGCTTTCGGTAGAGTTTTCGCTGGTACCGTTAAATCCGGTCAAAAAGTTAGAATCCAAGGTCCAAACTACCAAGTTGGTAAGAAAGAAGACTTGTTCTTGAAATCTATTCAAAGAACCGTTTTGATGATGGGTAGATCtgttgaacaaattgatgaCTGTCCAGCTGGTAACATTATTGGTTTGGTTGGTATTgatcaattcttgttgaaATCTGGtaccatcaccaccaacGAAGCTGCTCACAACATGAAAGTCATGAAATTCTCTGTCTCCCCAGTCGTGCAAGTTGCTGTTGAAGTTAAGAATGCTAACGATTTACCAAAATTAGTCGAAGGTTTGAAGAGATTGTCCAAATCCGATCCATGTGTTTTGACTTACATGTCCGAATCTGGTGAACATATTGTTGCTGGTACCGGTGAATTGCACTTGGAAATTTGTTTACAAGATTTAGAAAACGATCATGCTGGTGTTCCATTGAGAATCTCCCCACCAGTTGTTTCTTACAGAGAAACTGTGGAAGGTGAATCCTCCATGGTTGCTTTGTCCAAATCACCAAACAAGCATAACAGAATTTACGTTAAAGCTCAaccaattgatgaagaagtttctttggatattgaaaatggtgTCATTAACCCAAGAGATGATTTCAAAGCCAGAGCTAGAATTTTGGCTGACAAACACGGTTGGGATGTCGTTGATGCTAGAAAGATCTGGTGTTTCGGTCCAGATGGTAACGGTCCTAACTTGGTTGTTGATCAAACCAAGGCTGTTCAATACTTGAACGAAATTAAAGATTCCGTTGTTGCTGCTTTCCAATGGGCTACCAAAGAAGGTCCAATTTTCGGTGAAAACTGTAGATCCGTCAGAGTTAACATTTTGGATGTTACTTTGCATGCTGATGCTATCCACAGAGGTGGTGGTCAAATCATCCCAACCATGAGAAGAGTTACTTACGCTTCTATGTTGTTGGCTGAACCAGCTATTCAAGAACCAGTTTTCTTGGTTGAAATTCAATGTCCAGAAAACGCTATTGGTGGTATCTACTCAGTCTTGAACAAGAAGAGAGGTCAAGTTATTTCTGAAGAACAAAGACCAGGTACTCCATTGTTCACTGTTAAGGCTTACTTGCCAGTTAACGAATCCTTCGGTTTCACTGGTGAATTGAGACAAGCTACTGGTGGTCAAGCTTTCCCACAATTGATTTTCGATCATTGGCAAGTTATGTCCGGTGATGTTACCGATGAAAACAGTAAACCTGGTGCTATTGTCAAGGAAAAGAGAGTTAGAGCCGGTTTGAAACCAGAAGTTCCAGAATACACTGAATATTACGATAAATTGTAAGCAAGTTATGTGTGGTTTTACGTAGCTTTGGATTAGTTTATTTTGAGAaaacttgttttttttgttatacACGAATTTTATcatataaaaataaagtagATTATACGATCTTGTTCATCTCTAATTTGTGTTATATCCATTCAAGCCTTCAAGAATTGGGTTAGCtcaaagttttttttctatcaTATTTCTATCCTATTAAAGCAATTTCATTCGAGTTTGTATTTATCGGACTGAAAATGCAGGGATTAATTGTCAGCATAAAAATAGGGCCTGTATTTGAAAGATGACCAGTACTACAATCGGTTTA
Coding sequences within it:
- the PLC2 gene encoding Plc2p (Phosphatidylinositol (PtdIns)-specific phospholipase C (PI-PLC); predicted type 2 membrane protein; role in, and regulated by, filamentation, Nrg1 and Tup1; no mouse systemic virulence role; orf19.5797 and orf19.1586 are almost identical); translation: MVDYKTWLKDIDNNTRISKLSIPGTHNSAACHTALPSVQCQGASVTEQLEHGVRFLDIRVGKLFVGNDVKDLQVIHGKFPVKIPFPLKLKDTLEEVYKFLAHNSSETVIVSIKQEGSDDWDNSQDEFGKLIWDRYVNPNKDRWYLNTDIPKLGDARGKAILFRRFGVQDEQLKKQFGFSASSWTYNTTNDDRGQFVVQDFCEVNTADDLPKKIDYVKDLAKRAQDYTSKGDDKVFLNFTSASNFFDQSCWPQPIAEAMIKGNIQETFHKGVGIIVLDYAETDNWKLPEALIDTNF
- the SHE9 gene encoding She9p (Protein with similarity to S. cerevisiae She9p, which inhibits growth when overproduced; gene has possible growth-regulation element; fungal-specific (no human or murine homolog)); the encoded protein is MNLFVALSKKKKYQHKLFAPYLRPSTDTTTTETRFMLSTCLIRNCVFIRPRLSVICFKAIRYQSKKSDFPDYTKINDPKLREIIEGSNFGTEAILKKQREDQDKKKKMEQERKRLEQEREVDRRREEKRAKEESESNKTDNDNEANQHTDDKLAKVNEKLESNFSKTESGKLRGEDTGTRETVVETEEEEELKLKAENKIIATSKDSVDESDIPNLAKEINETIQKEIAGLPSQKAKNQSKLAKNLTKYLDSAHDTILTATRALNDVTGYSAIEKLKKSIETQEDDLKKAKEKVKQCKIAYGEAIQRRSHSQREVNELLTRKHNWSSNDLERFTELYRNDHENEIHEQEAEKKLDEAESKVDGVQLKLTQSILTRYHEEQIWSDKIRRSSTWGTWVLMGLNVLLFVVATFIVEPWKRSKLVSAFEDKVKQVLVGISQENEQILDPIIEKLEPTDGQVPIKTSFDFKFVTNTWHGLKAALVRNYEALMSPEITNLEFDKFEFELFTMTVAIVAFSMGSLIVSLFK
- the PR26 gene encoding proteasome regulatory particle base subunit (Protein with similarity to proteasomal 26S regulatory subunit of S. cerevisiae, H. sapiens, Methanobacterium thermoautotrophicum (Archaebacterium)), producing MEDPVSLDNVNSVLSKLNNVSATNSNETDVYLKLKKLEKELDLLLLQEEYIKDEQRHLKRELVRAQEEVKRIKSVPLVIGQFLEPIDENTGIVSSTTGSNYVVRILSTLDRELLKASSSVALHRHSNALVDILPPEADSSISIVGEDQKPDVTYADVGGLDMQKQEIKEAVELPLTQGDLYSQIGIDPPRGVLLYGPPGTGKTMLVKAVANSTTASFIRINGSEFVQKYLGEGPRMVRDVFRLARENSPAIIFIDEIDAIATKRFDAQTGADREVQRILLELLNQMDGFDQTSTVKVIMATNRADTLDPALLRPGRLDRKIEFPSLKDRRERRLIFSTIASKMSLAPEADLDSLIIRNDPLSGAVIAAIMQEAGLRAVRKNRYMILQSDLEEAYTSQVKTGTEHDKFDFYK
- the SMP3 gene encoding glycosylphosphatidylinositol-alpha 1,2 mannosyltransferase (Mannosyltransferase of glycosylphosphatidylinositol (GPI) biosynthesis; catalyzes mannosylation of Man3-GPI precursor; essential for viability; 8-9 transmembrane regions predicted; has HQEXRF motif; functional homolog of S. cerevisiae Smp3p) encodes the protein MIKINFNWRTFYLLTIVFRFVFTLSDSYIHPDEHFQSLEVLTNRILNYSTNIPWEFQDDPARSLAPLYFIYGPLLYFIKFFKLNLTALQIWYIARLQISILSWIITDFCLYWMLPSKPERIKAIFFTSTSYITLVYQNHLFSNSIETLLLLVTILLIDDLRYVQESKDQDVQNLNKNKNLFYTGVLISLGIFNRITFPAFLILPGWFVMKYVLKHYVSGLYLVMGFFSTTALLILVDTILFGNINNVVAEPFNVSSYIIAPLNNLLYNARYENLAQHGIHPYYTHILVNMPQILGPGLIFFVSKSYTKTTPFLTVISGLLFLSVIPHQELRFLIPLLPLACCSFDFTLKWVQPWMLYTWYIFNIFMSILMGKLHQGGVVPVLDHIKSEASVQVWWRTYTPPSWILGSNSTETTHLGEKLNDNKFINIVDCMGADSKEVQQILQTISTNKPVYLITPIASFKHFDESRFSPVWNYTFHLDLDHLDFADIQPGLGVYQLL